A single window of Meiothermus sp. DNA harbors:
- the nifJ gene encoding pyruvate:ferredoxin (flavodoxin) oxidoreductase codes for MPQVITVDGNEAVARVAHKLNEVIAIYPITPSSPMGEFADQWSAMGQKNLWGTVPLVQEMQSEGGAAGAVHGALQTGALTTTFTASQGLLLMIPNMYKIAGELTSTVFHIAARSIAAQGLSIFGDHSDVMATRATGWAMLFAGSIQEAQDFALIAQASTLESRIPFLHVMDGFRTSHEVMKIEALSDDDLRALIDEKLIRAHRKRALSPDHPFIRGTAQNPDVYFQARETVNPYYQQVPFIVQAYMNRLAERTGRQYGLFDYFGAPDAERVVVLMGSGAETAQETVEYLLARGERVGLVKVRLYRPFSVEAFIQALPASAKVVAVLDRTKEPGSAGEPLYQDVVTAVAEGLSEKRPLVIGGRYGLSSKEFTPAMLIGLFEEMKKTSPKNHFTLGIHDDVSHTSLPYDPHLSIEPPEVKRSVFWGLGSDGTVGANKNSIKIIGEETDFYAQGYFVYDSKKSGARTISHLRFGPRPIKSTYLIQQADFVAVHQFGFFERYNVLETAQEGATLLINSPYSPTETWDHLPFEVQSQIIEKRLKVYTINAYQVAREVGLGTLMNTVMQVAFFALSGVLPPEEAIGKIKEAIRKTYGKRGEAVVRKNFAAVDAALAHLYPLEVPAAATSTRHLPPVVSPKAPEFVQKVTAPMLAGRGDFLPVSALPPDGTYPSGTTQWEKRNIAQEVPVWDPAVCIQCGKCVLVCPHAVIRSKVAPPEAFANAPEGFQTAKAMWKGLEDQRYTLQVAVEDCTGCSLCVEVCPAKNKSQVGRKAINMAPQLPLREQGRQHWDFFLSLPDYPRHDSLAFNSVKNIQLLQPLFEFSGACAGCGETPYLKLLSQLFGERALIANATGCSSIYGGNLPTTPWAKNREGRGPAWSNSLFEDNAEFGLGMRLTLDKQNEYARELLGQMRETLGGELVDALLEADQSDEAGIAAQRARVTLLKSRLEGLDDPKARDLLSLADVLVRKSVWIVGGDGWAYDIGFGGLDHVLASGRNVKLLVLDTEVYSNTGGQSSKATALGAVAKFASGGKATPKKDLGRIAMSYGYVYVAQVAMGANDTQTVRAFLEAESYEGPALIIAYSHCIAHGIDMAKGMEQQKLATESAYWPLYHYDPRLKAQGKNPFQLDSRPPKISFKDYALHENRYRMLQQINPEAEQMFQAAQEAVLARWKIYEEMAQSHTPEAAAQTPAKATEEV; via the coding sequence ATGCCACAAGTTATCACGGTGGATGGAAATGAGGCGGTTGCTAGGGTCGCCCATAAGCTCAACGAGGTTATTGCCATCTACCCCATCACCCCCTCCTCGCCCATGGGCGAGTTTGCCGACCAGTGGAGCGCCATGGGTCAGAAAAACCTGTGGGGCACCGTACCTTTGGTGCAGGAGATGCAGTCCGAGGGAGGGGCTGCCGGGGCGGTGCATGGCGCTTTGCAAACCGGGGCGCTGACGACCACCTTCACCGCCAGCCAGGGCTTGCTGCTGATGATCCCCAACATGTACAAGATTGCGGGAGAGCTCACCAGTACGGTCTTTCACATTGCGGCCCGCTCGATTGCAGCCCAGGGGCTTTCCATCTTTGGCGACCACTCGGACGTGATGGCCACCCGGGCTACGGGCTGGGCCATGCTGTTCGCAGGTTCGATACAAGAAGCCCAGGACTTTGCCCTGATTGCCCAAGCCAGTACCCTCGAGAGCCGGATTCCCTTCCTGCACGTGATGGACGGGTTTCGCACCTCCCACGAGGTGATGAAGATCGAGGCGCTTTCGGATGACGACCTGAGGGCCCTGATAGACGAGAAGCTGATCCGTGCTCACCGCAAGCGGGCCTTGTCCCCCGACCATCCTTTTATCAGGGGCACGGCCCAGAACCCCGACGTGTACTTTCAAGCCCGCGAAACGGTCAACCCCTACTACCAGCAGGTGCCCTTCATCGTGCAGGCATATATGAACCGTCTGGCCGAGCGCACCGGACGACAGTACGGGCTGTTTGACTACTTCGGTGCACCGGATGCCGAGCGGGTCGTAGTGCTGATGGGCTCCGGGGCCGAGACCGCCCAGGAAACCGTCGAATATCTGCTGGCCAGGGGCGAAAGGGTTGGGCTGGTAAAGGTACGACTTTACCGCCCCTTTAGCGTAGAAGCCTTTATCCAGGCTCTTCCAGCCAGTGCAAAGGTTGTCGCCGTGCTCGATCGCACCAAGGAACCTGGCAGCGCGGGCGAACCGCTTTACCAGGATGTGGTCACCGCTGTTGCAGAGGGCCTCTCCGAAAAGCGCCCCTTGGTCATTGGGGGCCGCTACGGGCTTTCCTCCAAAGAGTTCACACCCGCCATGCTGATCGGGCTCTTCGAGGAGATGAAAAAAACCTCGCCCAAAAACCACTTCACCCTGGGCATCCACGACGACGTCTCCCATACCAGCCTGCCTTACGACCCCCATCTCTCCATCGAACCCCCCGAGGTCAAACGCTCGGTGTTCTGGGGGCTGGGATCGGATGGAACCGTGGGGGCCAACAAAAACTCCATCAAGATTATCGGCGAGGAAACCGACTTTTACGCACAGGGTTATTTTGTCTACGACTCCAAAAAGTCCGGGGCCCGCACCATCAGTCACCTGCGCTTTGGCCCGAGGCCCATCAAGAGCACCTACCTGATTCAGCAGGCCGACTTTGTGGCGGTGCACCAGTTTGGCTTCTTTGAGCGCTACAACGTACTCGAGACCGCCCAAGAAGGGGCTACCCTGCTCATCAACAGCCCTTACAGCCCCACCGAGACCTGGGATCATCTACCCTTTGAAGTGCAGTCCCAGATTATCGAGAAAAGGCTTAAGGTATACACCATCAACGCTTACCAGGTCGCCCGCGAGGTGGGGCTCGGCACCCTGATGAACACGGTGATGCAAGTGGCCTTCTTTGCTCTTTCGGGCGTACTTCCCCCCGAAGAGGCCATCGGCAAAATCAAGGAGGCCATCCGCAAGACCTATGGCAAACGTGGCGAGGCCGTGGTGCGCAAAAACTTTGCGGCAGTGGATGCCGCGCTGGCCCATCTCTACCCGCTGGAAGTGCCTGCTGCCGCTACCAGTACCCGTCACCTGCCCCCGGTAGTCTCGCCCAAAGCGCCCGAGTTCGTGCAAAAAGTCACCGCCCCTATGCTGGCGGGCAGGGGCGATTTCCTGCCGGTGAGCGCCCTGCCCCCCGATGGCACCTACCCCAGTGGCACCACCCAGTGGGAGAAGCGCAACATCGCCCAGGAGGTGCCGGTCTGGGATCCGGCGGTCTGCATTCAGTGCGGCAAGTGTGTGCTGGTCTGCCCCCACGCGGTGATTCGCTCCAAGGTAGCCCCGCCGGAGGCTTTCGCCAATGCGCCCGAGGGCTTCCAAACTGCCAAGGCCATGTGGAAGGGCCTGGAAGACCAGCGCTACACCCTCCAGGTAGCTGTGGAAGACTGCACCGGCTGCTCCTTATGCGTGGAGGTCTGTCCGGCCAAAAACAAGAGCCAGGTGGGACGCAAGGCTATCAACATGGCGCCCCAGCTTCCCCTACGGGAACAAGGCCGGCAGCACTGGGACTTCTTCCTGAGCCTGCCCGATTATCCCCGCCACGACAGTTTGGCTTTCAACAGTGTTAAGAACATTCAACTCCTACAGCCGCTCTTCGAGTTCTCCGGAGCCTGTGCAGGGTGCGGCGAGACCCCCTATCTGAAGCTCCTGAGCCAGCTCTTTGGGGAGCGAGCCCTCATTGCCAACGCCACCGGCTGCTCGTCCATTTATGGGGGCAACCTGCCCACCACCCCCTGGGCAAAAAACCGCGAGGGGCGCGGCCCGGCCTGGAGCAACTCGCTGTTTGAGGACAATGCCGAGTTTGGTCTGGGCATGCGCCTCACGCTGGACAAACAAAACGAATATGCCCGCGAGCTACTGGGCCAGATGCGAGAAACCCTGGGCGGCGAACTGGTGGATGCCTTGCTGGAGGCCGATCAGTCCGACGAGGCCGGAATCGCGGCCCAAAGGGCGCGGGTTACCCTATTGAAATCCCGCCTGGAAGGGCTGGACGACCCCAAAGCCAGGGATCTGCTGAGCCTGGCCGACGTGCTGGTGCGAAAGTCGGTCTGGATTGTGGGGGGCGACGGCTGGGCCTACGACATTGGCTTTGGCGGCCTCGACCATGTGCTGGCCAGCGGACGCAACGTGAAGCTCTTGGTGCTCGATACCGAGGTCTATTCCAACACCGGCGGGCAGTCTTCCAAGGCCACCGCGCTGGGGGCCGTAGCCAAGTTTGCCTCGGGCGGCAAGGCAACCCCCAAAAAAGACCTGGGGCGCATCGCCATGAGCTATGGCTATGTCTATGTGGCGCAGGTGGCCATGGGGGCCAACGACACCCAGACGGTCAGGGCTTTCCTGGAAGCGGAGAGTTACGAAGGCCCGGCGCTGATTATTGCCTATAGCCACTGCATCGCCCACGGGATTGATATGGCCAAGGGCATGGAGCAGCAAAAGCTCGCCACCGAGTCGGCCTACTGGCCCCTTTACCACTACGACCCCCGCCTGAAGGCCCAGGGCAAGAACCCCTTCCAGCTCGACTCGAGGCCCCCCAAGATTAGCTTCAAGGACTATGCCCTGCACGAAAACCGCTACCGGATGCTCCAGCAAATCAACCCAGAGGCCGAGCAGATGTTCCAGGCCGCCCAGGAGGCCGTGCTGGCCCGCTGGAAAATCTACGAAGAGATGGCCCAGTCCCACACCCCAGAGGCTGCTGCCCAGACCCCTGCAAAAGCAACGGAGGAAGTATGA
- a CDS encoding 2-oxoglutarate dehydrogenase E1 component: MDRSIDSANLAFLEALYQEYEKNPASIPAEWSSYFQTVKSEPTGGNGQAQRQPPDEAALSELASFFLRAVRFLRTYRERGHLVARIDPLERERRTPPELDPSYFGLSEADLDRPVPTELGAPTLRAVLEQYKARYGGTVGIEYGHLDDPSVRNWIEARLAAGFLQPTPEQKRKIYERLMQATLFEEFLQKKYLGAKTFSLEGTESLIPLLDLTLEQAAARGVVEVVMGMAHRGRLNVLANVVKKPMRDIFLEFEEHFPEGYHGDVKYHLGYSNDIETPHGKIHLSLNFNPSHLEFVAPVAMGRTRAKQDRFGDLKREKGMLLLVHGDAAFIGEGIVQETLNISGLPAYTVGGAVHIILNNQVGFTTEPHEYTAGRYSTEIAKMVESPIFHVNAEDPEALVGVVALAMEFRQTFKRDVFIDLIGYRKRGHNETDEPSFTQPDMYRRIAAKKPLYLSYQSRLEREGLCTPETCAALAQQYQETLEAAFSGARREPTPTRPPAGGGVWKGYLGGPEEGVPDPETGVPTEKLAALMEGLTRLPEGFHLHPKLVRFVEARREMGHNKRPLDWAAAEMLAFASLAVEGHRVRISGQDVVRGTFTQRHGGYTDYLTGERYIPANHLAEGQAVIELYNSALSEAGVLGFEYGYSLDMPEALVGWEAQYGDFVNTAQVIIDQFIASAEAKWSRLSGLVLLLPHGMEGGGPEHSSARLERFLQLCSNDNMQVTYPTTPAQYFHLLRRQVVRPWRKPLVVMTPKSLLRNPDAVSRLDELAQGRFQRVLAGTSSKARRVVLCSGKVYYDLEAARRAAAKEDVAIIRLEQLYPFPMKELEAALALFSAKTEVVWTQEEPANMGAWWFIRARFGDRIFGHPLSVVARPESSSPAVGSKKVHDKEQQAIVTAALGL, encoded by the coding sequence ATGGATCGCTCCATAGATAGCGCCAATCTGGCTTTCCTCGAGGCGTTGTACCAGGAATACGAGAAGAACCCGGCTTCCATCCCCGCTGAGTGGTCGAGTTATTTCCAGACCGTGAAGTCCGAACCTACCGGCGGAAACGGACAGGCCCAGCGACAACCGCCCGACGAGGCCGCGCTCTCCGAGCTGGCCTCGTTTTTTTTGCGGGCGGTGCGTTTTTTGCGCACCTACCGCGAGAGGGGGCACCTAGTGGCCCGCATAGACCCTCTGGAGCGCGAGCGCCGCACGCCGCCGGAACTCGACCCCAGCTATTTTGGTCTGAGCGAAGCCGACCTTGACCGTCCCGTTCCAACAGAGCTGGGGGCCCCAACCTTACGGGCGGTGTTGGAACAGTACAAGGCCCGCTATGGCGGTACGGTGGGCATCGAGTACGGCCACCTCGACGACCCCAGCGTGCGCAACTGGATCGAGGCTCGCCTGGCCGCCGGGTTTTTGCAGCCCACCCCGGAACAGAAACGAAAAATATACGAGCGCCTGATGCAGGCTACGTTGTTTGAAGAGTTCTTGCAAAAAAAATACCTGGGAGCCAAGACCTTTAGCCTGGAAGGCACCGAGTCGCTGATTCCCCTGCTAGACCTCACCCTCGAGCAGGCTGCGGCGCGCGGGGTGGTGGAGGTGGTGATGGGGATGGCCCACCGGGGCCGCCTGAATGTGCTGGCCAACGTGGTTAAAAAGCCCATGCGGGACATCTTTTTGGAGTTCGAGGAGCATTTCCCCGAGGGCTACCACGGCGACGTTAAATACCACCTGGGCTACTCCAACGACATTGAGACGCCCCACGGCAAGATACACCTTTCGCTCAACTTCAACCCCTCCCACCTGGAGTTTGTGGCGCCGGTGGCCATGGGCCGCACCCGGGCCAAGCAGGATCGCTTTGGCGACCTGAAGCGAGAAAAGGGCATGCTGTTACTGGTACACGGCGACGCCGCTTTTATCGGCGAGGGTATTGTCCAGGAAACTCTGAATATATCCGGCCTGCCGGCGTATACCGTGGGGGGGGCGGTTCACATCATCCTGAACAACCAGGTAGGCTTCACCACCGAACCCCACGAGTACACCGCGGGGCGTTACTCCACCGAGATTGCCAAGATGGTGGAGTCCCCCATTTTCCACGTCAATGCCGAAGACCCCGAAGCCTTGGTGGGCGTGGTAGCGCTGGCCATGGAGTTTCGCCAGACTTTTAAGCGGGATGTGTTTATAGACCTGATCGGCTACCGCAAGCGCGGCCACAACGAGACCGACGAGCCCAGCTTTACCCAGCCCGATATGTACCGCCGGATAGCGGCCAAAAAGCCGCTGTATCTGAGCTATCAGAGCAGGCTCGAGCGCGAGGGGTTGTGTACCCCCGAAACCTGTGCAGCCCTGGCCCAGCAGTACCAGGAGACCCTCGAGGCGGCCTTCTCGGGGGCTCGTCGGGAGCCCACGCCCACGCGCCCCCCGGCGGGTGGTGGGGTGTGGAAGGGTTATCTGGGGGGCCCCGAAGAGGGGGTTCCCGACCCCGAGACCGGGGTGCCGACCGAAAAGCTGGCAGCGCTCATGGAGGGCCTTACCAGGCTGCCCGAAGGCTTCCACCTGCACCCCAAGCTGGTCAGGTTTGTGGAGGCCCGGCGCGAGATGGGCCATAACAAACGCCCGCTGGACTGGGCTGCGGCCGAGATGCTGGCCTTTGCCTCGCTGGCGGTAGAGGGCCACCGGGTGCGAATTTCCGGTCAGGATGTGGTACGAGGCACCTTCACCCAGCGCCATGGTGGTTACACCGACTACCTCACCGGGGAGCGTTACATCCCTGCCAACCACCTGGCCGAAGGCCAGGCGGTGATCGAGCTTTACAATTCGGCCCTGTCGGAGGCGGGGGTTTTGGGCTTTGAGTACGGCTATAGCCTGGACATGCCCGAGGCGTTGGTGGGCTGGGAGGCCCAGTACGGCGACTTTGTCAACACCGCGCAGGTGATTATTGACCAGTTTATTGCCTCGGCCGAGGCCAAATGGAGCCGTCTATCGGGCTTGGTGTTGTTGCTGCCCCATGGCATGGAAGGGGGCGGCCCCGAACACAGCAGCGCCCGCCTCGAGCGCTTCTTGCAGCTTTGCTCCAACGACAACATGCAGGTCACCTACCCCACCACTCCCGCGCAGTATTTCCACCTGCTGCGCCGTCAGGTGGTGCGTCCCTGGCGTAAGCCCCTCGTTGTGATGACCCCCAAGAGCCTGCTGCGCAACCCGGATGCGGTCTCGAGGCTAGATGAACTCGCGCAAGGCCGTTTCCAGCGGGTTCTTGCAGGAACCTCAAGCAAGGCCCGGCGGGTGGTGCTCTGCTCGGGTAAGGTCTACTACGACCTCGAGGCTGCCCGCCGCGCTGCTGCCAAGGAAGACGTGGCCATCATTCGCTTGGAGCAGCTCTACCCCTTCCCAATGAAGGAGCTCGAGGCAGCCCTGGCGCTGTTCTCGGCCAAGACCGAGGTGGTCTGGACGCAAGAGGAACCTGCCAATATGGGGGCCTGGTGGTTTATCCGGGCCCGCTTTGGGGATCGCATCTTTGGTCATCCGCTTAGCGTGGTGGCCCGGCCCGAGTCGAGCAGCCCGGCGGTGGGCTCCAAAAAGGTACACGACAAAGAACAGCAGGCCATTGTGACGGCGGCCCTGGGCTTGTAA
- a CDS encoding dihydroorotate dehydrogenase-like protein, which produces MTQPDLGTTYLGLTLAHPLVASASPLSYTLDGIRRLEDAGIAAVVMYSLFEEQIEQESHALHHYLEYGAHSYAEALDYFPKAHEFNVGPHEYLELLRKAKEATQIPIIGSLNGVSSGGWIEYARLMEEAGADALELNLYYLPTDPTLSGLEVEEMYLDVVRDVSQSVSIPVAVKVGPYFSNFTHMAARFVQAGASGLVLFNRFYQPDFDLEHLEVRPNLVLSRPEELRLPLTWVAILYGRIQADFAITSGVHSHLEVLKSMMAGARVTQMASELLKNGLGRIREILQDLKRWMEEREYESIRQMQGSMSQINVANPDAFERGNYMKVLRSWRPDPTGMLIR; this is translated from the coding sequence ATGACCCAGCCCGACCTCGGCACCACCTACCTGGGGCTAACGCTAGCCCACCCGCTCGTCGCTTCGGCCTCACCCCTTTCGTATACCCTGGATGGCATCCGCAGACTGGAAGATGCAGGCATTGCCGCCGTGGTGATGTACTCGCTGTTTGAGGAGCAGATCGAGCAGGAGAGCCACGCCCTGCACCATTACCTCGAGTACGGCGCCCACAGCTACGCCGAGGCACTGGACTACTTCCCCAAGGCCCACGAGTTCAACGTGGGGCCCCACGAGTACCTGGAGCTTCTGCGCAAGGCCAAGGAGGCCACGCAAATTCCCATCATCGGAAGCCTCAATGGGGTGTCGTCGGGCGGCTGGATAGAGTATGCCCGGCTGATGGAGGAGGCCGGGGCCGATGCCCTCGAGCTCAACCTGTACTACCTCCCCACCGACCCCACCCTGAGCGGCCTCGAGGTCGAGGAGATGTACCTGGACGTAGTAAGGGACGTGAGCCAAAGCGTTTCGATTCCGGTAGCGGTGAAGGTCGGGCCCTACTTCAGCAACTTCACCCACATGGCCGCCCGCTTTGTCCAGGCCGGGGCCTCGGGCCTGGTGCTCTTCAACCGTTTTTACCAGCCCGACTTCGACTTAGAGCACCTGGAGGTCAGACCCAACCTGGTGCTAAGTCGCCCCGAAGAGCTACGCCTGCCGCTCACCTGGGTAGCCATTCTGTACGGGCGCATCCAGGCCGACTTTGCCATTACCAGCGGGGTACACAGCCACCTCGAGGTGCTCAAGAGCATGATGGCCGGAGCCAGGGTCACCCAGATGGCCTCCGAGCTGCTCAAAAACGGCCTGGGGCGCATCCGGGAAATCCTGCAAGACCTAAAGCGCTGGATGGAAGAGCGCGAGTACGAGTCCATCCGCCAGATGCAGGGCAGCATGAGCCAGATTAACGTGGCCAACCCCGACGCCTTCGAGCGCGGCAACTACATGAAGGTGCTGCGCTCCTGGCGGCCCGACCCCACGGGGATGCTAATCCGGTAA
- a CDS encoding 4a-hydroxytetrahydrobiopterin dehydratase codes for MANKLSEGEIKSALQDLPGWALAGGRLQKTFAFDTYAEGVAFAVKVALLAEKTDHHPDSLEIMWGKVKVAYVTHSAGGITQLDLEAAARVDTLA; via the coding sequence ATGGCCAACAAACTGAGTGAAGGGGAGATAAAGAGTGCTTTGCAAGACCTGCCGGGTTGGGCCTTGGCGGGAGGCCGGCTCCAGAAGACCTTTGCCTTTGACACCTATGCAGAGGGTGTGGCTTTTGCGGTCAAAGTGGCTCTTCTGGCCGAAAAGACCGACCATCACCCGGATAGCCTGGAGATCATGTGGGGCAAGGTCAAGGTGGCTTATGTGACCCACTCGGCAGGGGGGATTACACAGCTTGACCTCGAGGCCGCAGCCCGGGTTGATACCCTGGCCTAA
- the odhB gene encoding 2-oxoglutarate dehydrogenase complex dihydrolipoyllysine-residue succinyltransferase, with protein sequence MALEVKIPAVGESITEVEIGQWLKKEGDAVGVDEPLVELVTDKATLELPSPVAGRLVKILVPSGQAKVGDVVALLEEGAAAVASPPAAAPAPAPSPAAPEAKVMPAAERLAAQAGVQAATLPGTGPGGRVLKEDVQRAVAAPTPTPSPAKPSSPPRAIGQGERRDEVVPMTPLRRRIAERLLSAKQNTAMLTTFNEADMGMVMDLRKEYGESFQKKYGLKLGFMSFFVKAVVQALQEIPQLNAEIRGTDIVYHRYYDIGIAVGGGEGLVVPVIRDADRLSMAQIEAIIADYGARVREKKIKPEELMGGTFTITNGGIYGSLNSTPILNPPQVGILGMHAIVERPVAKNGAVVIRPMMNLALSYDHRIVDGREAVTFLKRIKELIENPVRLALEV encoded by the coding sequence ATGGCCTTGGAAGTCAAAATTCCTGCAGTAGGAGAATCCATCACCGAGGTAGAGATCGGACAGTGGCTCAAAAAGGAGGGCGATGCCGTGGGGGTAGACGAGCCTTTGGTCGAACTTGTTACCGACAAGGCGACCCTGGAACTACCTTCGCCCGTGGCGGGCCGCCTGGTCAAAATCCTTGTTCCCAGTGGCCAGGCCAAGGTGGGCGATGTGGTAGCGCTGTTGGAAGAAGGCGCTGCGGCCGTAGCCAGCCCGCCGGCTGCAGCCCCCGCCCCGGCTCCCAGCCCTGCGGCCCCCGAAGCCAAGGTGATGCCGGCTGCTGAACGCCTAGCCGCACAGGCCGGCGTCCAGGCGGCTACCCTGCCCGGAACCGGTCCGGGGGGGCGGGTGCTAAAGGAGGATGTACAGCGGGCGGTGGCTGCTCCAACACCTACCCCATCCCCCGCAAAACCCTCGAGCCCCCCGCGTGCCATTGGTCAGGGTGAACGGCGGGACGAGGTGGTGCCCATGACCCCCTTGCGTCGTCGCATTGCCGAAAGGCTGCTATCGGCCAAGCAAAACACTGCCATGCTGACAACCTTCAACGAGGCCGATATGGGCATGGTGATGGACTTGCGCAAAGAATACGGCGAGAGCTTCCAAAAGAAATACGGTCTCAAGCTGGGCTTCATGAGCTTTTTTGTGAAGGCTGTGGTGCAGGCCCTGCAAGAGATTCCGCAGCTCAACGCCGAGATACGCGGAACCGATATCGTGTACCACCGCTACTACGACATCGGCATTGCGGTGGGGGGCGGCGAAGGCCTGGTTGTACCGGTGATCCGTGACGCCGACCGGCTTAGCATGGCCCAGATCGAGGCCATCATTGCCGATTATGGCGCCAGGGTGCGGGAAAAGAAAATTAAGCCGGAAGAATTAATGGGGGGTACCTTCACCATCACCAACGGTGGCATCTACGGTTCGCTCAACTCTACCCCCATCCTCAACCCCCCTCAGGTGGGCATCTTGGGGATGCACGCCATAGTAGAGCGCCCGGTGGCCAAGAACGGTGCAGTGGTGATAAGGCCCATGATGAACCTGGCCCTTTCCTACGACCACCGCATCGTGGACGGGCGTGAGGCGGTGACCTTCCTCAAGCGCATCAAGGAGCTCATAGAGAACCCGGTTCGTCTGGCGCTGGAAGTTTAA
- the lpdA gene encoding dihydrolipoyl dehydrogenase: MPKHQLVVIGAGPGGYVAAIKAAQLGLDVACVEKEPALGGTCLRVGCIPSKALLDASEKIHAAELNEIIGIKIAQAELDLAALMAHKDKVVRANTSGIDYLFKKNKVTRYLGHGTLVAPNRVRVEGPEGVQELETERILIATGSKVAMLKGVELDYEIVGTSDQAIAYSKVPETLVVIGGGVIGLELGSVWNRLGSKVTVLEYLPTILGGMDIEIAKAAEKIFKKQGLDIRTGVRVTAAYAKDGKGVVEYEGGEPLVADRVLLATGRVPNTDGLGLENVGLATDERGRIPVNAHYQTAVPNIFAIGDVIAGPMLAHKAEEEGYAAVEYMVTGYGHVDYNSIPNVVYTHPEVAAVGKTEEELKAAGVPYKKGSFPFSANGRARAMNDTEGFAKILAHAETDRILGVHIIGPRAGDLIAEAAVAMAFHASAEDLARASHAHPTLAEVLKEAALATWDKPIHI, from the coding sequence ATGCCCAAGCATCAACTGGTGGTTATCGGAGCGGGGCCGGGGGGCTATGTGGCCGCCATCAAGGCGGCGCAGCTAGGGCTGGATGTGGCCTGTGTGGAAAAAGAGCCGGCTTTGGGAGGTACTTGTTTGCGGGTAGGGTGCATTCCCTCCAAAGCCTTGTTGGACGCCAGCGAGAAAATTCACGCTGCTGAGCTCAACGAGATTATCGGGATTAAGATTGCTCAGGCCGAACTCGATCTGGCGGCCCTGATGGCCCACAAAGACAAGGTGGTGAGGGCCAACACCAGCGGCATTGACTACCTGTTCAAGAAAAATAAAGTGACCCGTTACCTAGGCCATGGCACCCTTGTGGCGCCCAACCGGGTGCGGGTCGAGGGGCCTGAAGGAGTACAGGAGTTAGAGACCGAGCGCATCCTAATTGCTACCGGCTCCAAAGTAGCCATGCTCAAAGGCGTCGAGCTCGATTACGAGATTGTGGGTACCTCCGATCAGGCCATTGCTTATTCCAAGGTGCCCGAGACGTTGGTGGTGATTGGGGGTGGGGTGATTGGCCTCGAGCTTGGCTCGGTCTGGAACCGCCTGGGTTCCAAGGTGACGGTGCTCGAGTACCTCCCCACCATCCTGGGGGGGATGGACATCGAAATTGCTAAAGCGGCCGAAAAAATCTTCAAGAAGCAGGGCCTGGATATCCGCACCGGGGTGCGCGTGACCGCGGCCTATGCCAAGGATGGCAAGGGTGTGGTGGAGTACGAAGGGGGCGAGCCCCTGGTGGCCGACCGGGTGCTTTTGGCCACCGGGCGGGTTCCCAACACCGATGGGTTGGGTCTAGAAAATGTCGGACTGGCTACCGACGAGCGCGGCCGGATTCCGGTTAATGCCCACTACCAGACCGCGGTGCCCAACATCTTTGCCATTGGGGATGTGATTGCCGGCCCCATGCTAGCCCACAAAGCCGAAGAAGAGGGTTACGCCGCAGTGGAATACATGGTGACGGGCTACGGACACGTCGACTATAACTCCATTCCCAACGTGGTCTATACCCACCCCGAGGTAGCCGCGGTGGGCAAAACCGAAGAGGAGCTCAAAGCCGCGGGCGTCCCCTATAAAAAGGGTTCCTTCCCCTTCTCGGCCAATGGGCGGGCCAGGGCCATGAACGATACGGAGGGCTTTGCCAAAATTTTAGCCCATGCCGAGACCGACCGGATTCTAGGGGTGCACATCATCGGCCCCCGGGCAGGCGACCTGATTGCCGAGGCCGCGGTTGCAATGGCCTTTCATGCCTCCGCAGAAGACTTGGCCCGGGCTTCCCATGCCCACCCCACGCTGGCCGAGGTGCTCAAGGAGGCGGCCCTGGCCACCTGGGACAAGCCGATTCATATATAG